From Camelina sativa cultivar DH55 chromosome 20, Cs, whole genome shotgun sequence, the proteins below share one genomic window:
- the LOC109131394 gene encoding auxin-responsive protein SAUR24-like isoform X2, translating into MASVRSILGAKKILSRSTRAASAAPKGFLAVYVGESQRKRYMVPVSYLNQPSFQALLSKSKEEFGFDHPMGGLTIPCPEDTFINVTSRLQ; encoded by the exons atggcTTCGGTGAGAAGTATATTGGGAGCAAAGAAGATTCTAAGCCGCTCCACCAGAGCAGCCTCGGCGGCACCAAAAGGGTTTCTTGCGGTGTACGTAGGAGAGAGCCAGAGGAAGAGATATATGGTGCCA G TCTCATATTTAAACCAGCCTTCGTTTCAAGCTCTGCTTAGTAAATCCAAGGAAGAGTTTGGATTTGATCATCCGATGGGCGGCTTAACGATTCCATGTCCTGAAGATACCTTCATCAATGTGACTTCTCGGCTCCAATGA
- the LOC109131394 gene encoding auxin-responsive protein SAUR20-like isoform X1 — translation MASVRSILGAKKILSRSTRAASAAPKGFLAVYVGESQRKRYMVPLSYLNQPSFQALLSKSKEEFGFDHPMGGLTIPCPEDTFINVTSRLQ, via the exons atggcTTCGGTGAGAAGTATATTGGGAGCAAAGAAGATTCTAAGCCGCTCCACCAGAGCAGCCTCGGCGGCACCAAAAGGGTTTCTTGCGGTGTACGTAGGAGAGAGCCAGAGGAAGAGATATATGGTGCCA C TCTCATATTTAAACCAGCCTTCGTTTCAAGCTCTGCTTAGTAAATCCAAGGAAGAGTTTGGATTTGATCATCCGATGGGCGGCTTAACGATTCCATGTCCTGAAGATACCTTCATCAATGTGACTTCTCGGCTCCAATGA